The genome window TGTGGAAATATTTCACCTCCAAAACgacttaagaaaaataaaaagagaAAGATACTAAATGAAAAATACCCACATAGGTGCGATACGACTTTAGTTAAAGGTAACATTGTCCTCTCTGATTCTACAAAAACGAATGTAATGACGAGTGTCCAGCCTACCTTTGATACAGATATACAGATCGAATCTAGGTCTGTCAGTAAAGTAACAACTTTGCCTCCCATAAAACGGAGTTCAACCGAAAATCACAGTAGTATAAACCTTCACAGACGGGATCCGTGCCTGCTGTGTGACGTCACGCACCCAAAGTGTTTCCGGAATGTACCTGACAAAAGCTATCGATTAACCAATAACGGTAGAGGTGTATTGGGGAGTAGGAGCCGTGAACGTATAAAAGCAGAGAACGGCTCGATAAGCGTTAGACTTACCGACCCAGCCGACTGTTACGATACACCTGCCACAGGTTACCTGCTACCACCAGTGATAATGTCATCTCTTAAACTCGACAACAGGCAAGATATGGCTGCAAATGACCATGTACGGCACCATCTGAAACGACAGGAGCAGTGGATACACACAGAACGTCTAAAGAACTGGAGACGTACTAATGGGAATAGAATTACTAGGAGACCTGCTTACCAACACAGTTCCTCGTCAGGCCAGAAATCTGACGTGAACAGTGGTAACTCTGCAGAGAGTTTCCACACACAGTCCTCTTCATCGTCCGACCCCCATCATCCAGTCATGGAGGAAATGGACGAGGAGCAGAAACAAGCCATCAACAAATGTCTCCGATGGATGGAACATCTTCCTAAAAAGTTTTCCGGGATGCATATAATCGTCCCGGCTCCGGACAGTACGGACCAATCATGAGCTATGTGTGAAACTTTCAGGAGAATTCACTATGAACAAATCAACGTTGGATGAAATTCCAACCCAGATTTTGGCCAATTTTGGTGCTGAATTTGTTTCGCTGTACGCCAGGAGGGACTGGATTACTTTGAATCTGGTACTCCGGACTTAACACCGTCGATACGTTTACACAACTGTACCGTTCTCTGTATTCCGTACCACATAGACTGTATTATGTGTGTTCGTCTACGCCACCGCCTTCGTCAGGAACGGTGATTACGCAAACCACGTGCATGAGCGTGCACGAAACATTACCATACCGACAACAGGACAGTTACTAGAACTGTGACTGTGAAGAGCTTGTTATTGGGACGAGACGtggaatttatttattttatgtgccACTATGTGTTCAGAACATATGAAACATTCTGCTGCCAACAACTGTAACTCCTGTTTAGTGTGACTAAACATGTGGTGTGTTCCGCACGTGCCAAGCCCCGGTTGACCACGACAAAGGAGAACTGATTTCTCTAACAGACTAACTTATTTATATGacattttcatcattaattttcTCTGATTCATATTTCTGGTTTAAAGGAAATTCCTCATTTTTCAGTGATTAATCAAttctttaataaaaatgaatactatatttcaaaatatgtcaatattaTTTTAGCAGATTTTcgataaataattataataaaggatcggatttcatttaaattgataaattgGAACTACTTAACTGTTTTGATATTATGGATACGCCTTGTCATTCATCAACCATTGGTATGTGCTATTTATCTGTGATATATGAAGATACTGTGATATGTTACATGTTCAAATTATTATTGttgtatattaaaacaatatggACGATATCTATCTGAGTTGTTAACGCTTTGTGCCTCACAAGATCCCCGTCCTCGATAGCACGGTCGGGTATTCCTTACAGCTTGTAATCACAACACTGTATCAGTAGGTAGTTAACTTTGTATCAGGTAAAACAATGACATTCGTAATGTCTATTTGATAATAGAATTATTGTATAAAGTAtagatatttgatatattaatgttgtgtttgGAGAACAGAACTGAGATGAATTATAGAATCACGACAATTTTACTTACTAAGATATGTGTGAGGTAGTTAGGGAGTTGTACATAGTTTTTAGATTTGATACAGTCACTATAAGGTTTTCTATAATGGACGGGTCATGTTGATACACTTCATGTAAAGTAGTGGTATTTAGTAGTGACGACAACTGGAAAAGCTGACAGTATAATTTGCCAAGGAAAGGCTGTTTAACAAGAGTTAAACATTTGTAAGGgtgaagaaaataaaaactgttATATAATTGGATCGACTAggtttatttacaaatttaaaGCATAATATTTCTACGTTTTTGACGTTCAAAGTATGAAAATATTCGCTGCGTCGTCAGAAAACTACAGAGTTTTAATGATCAATCAATAACAATATCTGTGTCACTAGTACAATTAATAACAATATCTCTGTCACTAGTACAATTAAAAGACGAACTTAAGATTAAAGTGCTTTTGAATAACAGTAAGTAAAAGACTCTTAGAAGTGTTTTTGCGAATTACTATTAATTTGACTGTAGAAAATGCGTTTTATGAAGCACTTTCCCAAGGATAATTCAGACACATTCGATTTACAGTTAATTCTACAGCAGACGATATGTTTAATAAGCGCTTGCCCAAGGATAATTCAGGAATGTTCGAGTTGCCACTTCAGtaattctatatttaaatgTATCTGTGTTAATTGCGACACCAATAAACCCACAACATTCCACATACAATATTATCTATAGTCAAGTGTCCAGAGGTGTATTACTTGAATGTACATTTAAATTTACCTGTATGGAAATCCAACAGGTTTACCTTTGCGTTGAATACCTGTGATTAACCCTTAGCGGCCGtctgtttgtaaataaacaGAAGCCGAGCAGTGTGTCGCCACGGTCGATCGGTCAGCGGTAAGGTGTTAAGGTCGAGGTGATGTTAGTCAATGAAGATCAGATAGTTGGTTAATGTTTCCATTAATGAATCGATTTTCTAAATATCTATACACAACCAATATCTGACAGAAAAGCATGTAATCGTCAGCCTTGACAGGATATCGAAATCCATGACATCTACCATCAGCAAGCGTCTTACGGAAAAATATGAAACCTCTCTgtgtaaaaatgaaaagaattgATAACCTAGATTCGGACACCATTAACAGACACTCAATGGAAAATTTCAAAGGAATCAACTTTCTAACGAAAATCTAAAATTTGTTGATAGCCTAGATTCGGTCACAGTAAACTGATAAtggataaaacaaataatataattgtCACCATTCCAacgaaaaacaaaaaagaattgtttacatagattGATTCGGACATCATAAATTGACACCTAAtagaaaattgtaaaattatcattttactgacgagaaaataaatcaaaacataaaaacaaattgacatCCTAGATCCCGACACCATTAACTGACATTTGATAGAAAACTATCATCTTTCTAACACCAatcaaacaacaaaaacattgataacCTACAACTCGACACCATAAACCTCCATATCGACCGACCGACTGTTTTAGCGAGAAAACATATAAATCTTCATAGAGATGGAAACAAAACATTACAGCTCCATGCATGTGTATATCATCAAACGCTCCGACTTCCATAATGGTTCTAAGGTTTCATGTTCACAGCAGGATCACTCCTTTCGTCGATTGCAAAATCAATTTTCTACGTTGATTTGTGGAACAGGAAGGCCGAGTCTGATCTAACCTTAAATAAAGCTGTCAATTATAGACAGACTTTGGTGTCACATTTCAAACATaaaattttttctttgatttgggagaattattttgttgaaatttggTAGCCGTGGAAACATGCAAAAAATCATCACAGAAAGCCCTGAAATTCTGGTCCGTATAGTGATATTAAAAAGATATACTGTTTTATTGTCGCGAATATACTTTCCCAATACAGTAAATAGACACAGTACTAAAGCAAATGTCCTTATCAAAGCCAGGTGTAAATGTAGTTCCGATAACGGAATTTACTTTAGGTCGCTGTGTCCACATATAGATATTCTCTGAACAGCGGACTCGTATCACAGAGAGCTTTCTCCTCTAGGATATTGTTAACAAAAAGTATGATATCAAACCCAATCATCTGTAGTGTTGGGTTTAGTTTTTTACGTTTGGCACTTCCTCCTGTCAGGATCTCAGTATCTATTAtccaatcaataaatcaatcaaaacatAAGGTTTATATATCTCGACCCTGGAATATATTCACACATTTTATCATAAACTTGTACTTGAATTGATATTAAACTTTCTTTCGAAGATAGTGATACAATTAGACCAGAGTATGAAATGTAAGTCAGTTTCGAGTAGAATCCTCGAGTATATCCGAGTAAACAGTATGTTCTGCTAATACCATACGCTCTCACCAAGGCCAGTCTTCCTTGTTATTACTTGAGAACAGCTTCTGATTATTGGggtaatatttcaaacataaatCTGGTTTGTATCAAATGAGGAATCAATTCAAGTCGCGCGATAAGcagttttttttctggaaattcTGACATCAGGACAACTGCACACATCTAGCAAAGGAGGATTACCAGTAATGACAAAGTAATTGATTATTACATTAATCGGAGAAACACGAACAAGGATTTCATCGGTTAGTAGGcataacgccctattaacaagCCATTTAAGGGCGGCAAATAGCATACCCCCACCTAGTCACGATTTACTCACgacggacaaaccagtcgtcccacttcctgtatgTCACCTTTGTAGCGTACCTCGTTTAGGAGGCATAGCTTCAACACAAAAATGAACGTCCAACTCATGGCCTAAAGTGAGACTGTGTCAAGAGAAATTTTAGGAAGAAGACAGtagaaaaaaagtcaaatttggttgtttttttaCGATCAATTTAATGGGGACGGTAGGTACTAGCTGTAATTTACACAGAAGGAAGACCAACACAACAACAGTTATACGTTTTCAtcattgtgttattttttttaaatattaaggATTATTTTCCTTTTCTCCTGAAGTTGCGTATTTAGTCAGGATATAAAATTGAACTTGATATGACATACGTGTTAATAAACATATATGGGATGCTGACATAATACAACCTAAAATTAGACTATCGAAGTGGGGAAACGAGTTAATAGTAACCAGTTAGCCAAGTAACTGTTTTCACATTGAACCAAAAGCGGATCTTAGAGAAGCTTGCACGTATATCGACAAAGGTTTTAGACATGAAACTGAGAATAAACTTCATTATGATAACATATTGCTTTTATTGTGATTCATGTGGTTATCACAGTAGTGTCAGTCCTAGTAAGACACATTAGCGGTACCTCAACTTTGAATCACGATCAATTTGGTGTCATCGTACAACTCTTTTACATTGATAGGtggaattttgtaattttatcgATCTGTGTGAGGTTTTTGAAATTGAcgaataaaaatatgttttacgaCTTGGTTAAATATATCCTGCATTCTCCCAAAAGATAAATCATAACAAAGACAACctcaatatgttttattaagCCATTGCTTTCAGAGTATTATAGTGTTTCTTGGCACTAAAAAGCACAGTGAAGATATTATACAAGGCTGAACTTTTTGTCGTTGTTGGGTAAGTCTCTGGAGACCGACAAGTAATTAGCCCTATATCTGTGTTACACAGTACACATAGCCTTGGAGTACACCAGCCAGCCGCACTCACCGCTCATTAACTTAATTACTCAAGTTTGTCTTCAGTATAATACGGACGAATTGTAACGAAGAAAAAAAGCAATAAAAGTATTCAAACTGTTCGTTTATAGTCTATTTAAAAGTATGTAAGTTTTTCAGTTCTATGCTAGAAGACGATTTGATTTAATTGCTCGTCCTCGTTAAAGGTAAAGAGAGTTTGCCACCAAGGGAATGCTTTGGTACACAAAAAGCTTAATTGAAGGACTAAATGCCCTGCAAGTGTCACAGATAGGTTTGGTACTCAGACAAAGTGTTACCTACCGAATTCTTGTTTATTAACCTTGGCCAGTGTTATACAATCACTATAAGATAGTGGTCACGTACTCaaattgaaaatcaattaaGCGTGGGCAAAATAATTAATCACCTCGATTTGCTTTAAGATTTAGGAAGAATTTAGAAGTGAATGTGTCAATGTGCTCTTGTATTCTCTTTTTGTGTTTTGTCTTGTATAgttctttgtatatatacaccatACAATTGTTACGAATAGAGTCCTAAAGGCGTTAACGTCATATCACTAAGAATCAAACATCGATCCTCATTTGCAATAAGTTTAGCCCCAAAACGCCATGGTAGGTTTTGCTGATGACTCGGAGAACGCTTACTCCCTTAGAGCGCTTGGGTTCACTATTGTTCTGCCGTACAGGTAGTTCagtttatcaatatttaaataacaatCAAAGCACGATTTCgaatgaaaatataagattaaaaaggttttttttctgtataaaaaACAGGGAagaaagataataaaaataaacatacgAATAAGCTTTTAtgggaagttttattttcatttgtaataCCCGAATAATAAAGAtgatttaaggattaacttgaatagattttttatgttatggagatataacacaaaaatctgagtgtactctaaataaaccgcgaagcggtttatgatgagagtacactcagatttttgtgttatatctccataacataaaaaatctattcaaattaattcttataattcaatttactaaagataatctcttcaatattcaagattcattttgggactcttttgtctatgaaatcattacgcagtcatctcagccaatcagaagcaacgttataaacggcgacgccattttttcctttatgggctgataaagtaaatttttaagccaatgaaaatgctcgtagcaagcaaaattgaattatagaaAATTATTGCCTAAATTATCGGTTTGTTTGGTATAAGTAGAATAGTCAGTAAACTGAAAATTACGTGACAACATATAAATAGTCAAATAACTTCCCTATTGAAAAGAAGGTGAATATCCTCATAAGCTTTAACCTACCGGTAAAATCGCCGACATTTGCCTGCCGTCTGAACCTGATGTTTCCCATAAAACCAAACCAGGCCAGTGTTAcgtatatacattgttataaaaGATAGGCATTTATTGGTGTACGTGTTACATTGTTTGATGATACGGGCCTAACGTGTTAGACTAGGGATAATATCAGTGTAAAACTCGCTACATAACATTACCAGCCAGACCGACCATTGACAGAAGGTTGATTTTCACACGTTACAACTCTTTATCGCACAACAATATCACGGCCTTTAAATGGACACACAATATACAACATTCAATACAACAGTAAATAGTCAACAGAGGTTTACTGAAATTCACACGCTTTAGCGCCATCTACAGCCACTCTGCGCCATCTATCGGTGACTAAACGAGTTATATCGTTTATATATAGATCTGTATGTAATGGTATATGGTGTGTTTGTTGTAGAGCATGAACATTTATTGGTTAACAGACAGTTTAATTTATTGAGACAATACACAAGACATATTCAATAAAGGCACGATACCTATTGCAACCTGATGATTTAAACAAACCGTGTTTATTCCAGGTTTGATGTTTGAAATTAATTAGAGATTATTCATTATTTGTGAGATTGACTCGGGAAGTCTACCTAGATAGCCAGAGCTAACAAGACGAATGTTTTGTGATATGCACGCATACTGGAATGTGTGCTGATAATTATACCTCATAAATCAATGTATTTGTTTCGtgtcaaattttgttttgtgacgATTTGATAAAGATTGCATGACGACTCCTTATCATATAAGTATTAATTTCGTATGTTTCGTATAAAGGAATattctttcatttttaataaaaaaatcttacatatttagttttttcattctattttttGTTAAGATGATGCATCTTtaaaccatcctcgatactccaggggtttgatcacttacgatctctacacccctgaactttctcatagtaaaactgaaggcagttcagagaAAAGAATCTGAACCAATCATAGGCTAGCAAAAACTTGCTTTGatgactacagagagagcgacggtCAACTGCTCTGATATAGTTGcctctagttttactatgagatagtccagggttgtaaagatcgtaagtgatcggaacccctagagtatcgagaaTGCTTGAAAGCTGACCTGAACCTTAAATGGAAGTTGATATAGTATTTCAAGAGTCGTTTATTTTCTAAAACCATTTTGTCATTACATTTTATTAAATCTCAAATGCGTGCTTtataacttgcattgtcagctttaaattCCAACTTACAACTTATTTTTATGGCTACGTAATTTGTGGTGTCATTCCCAAGGACTTTTTCGCGATATAATTTGGGTTTTACACTCTATTGTACTAGTAGTTTCACAACAAATAACCAACTTCGAAATAATCAAATTTCAACTGCACATGAAAATCAGTTAATTTACAGTATGTACAAATGCTTAAACAGTTTTATTGTCAAACATTTTATTAGATTAAAAATGCGGTTTTTGAAGGTAAGCAATCAATTACTAACTATTGAGAGAGAGAAAACTTTCATAAAGTAGAGAACGGTTGATTATGAAAAGAATGATCACCAAAACCAAGGAACTATGGTACTTGTTATAAGGAGAATGAAGAACGTgaattaaaaggaaaaaaaccagCAACTTTGTAATATTGGATAAgtgttatatttgttttaagcTCATATCTGTCGCGAACAGGTGCCAATATCTTGTGTTTTTGTACACTCCTTTACATGCATGTCAGATATCTGGATATTGACAGCTGATGTAAGGACACATATTCCTTTCATTGCGTGTTTGTTCTCTCTGTTTCAGGCACATACACATTAAGTTATATGTAAA of Argopecten irradians isolate NY chromosome 7, Ai_NY, whole genome shotgun sequence contains these proteins:
- the LOC138327979 gene encoding uncharacterized protein codes for the protein MKTSLDNNLTQMNDCGNISPPKRLKKNKKRKILNEKYPHRCDTTLVKGNIVLSDSTKTNVMTSVQPTFDTDIQIESRSVSKVTTLPPIKRSSTENHSSINLHRRDPCLLCDVTHPKCFRNVPDKSYRLTNNGRGVLGSRSRERIKAENGSISVRLTDPADCYDTPATGYLLPPVIMSSLKLDNRQDMAANDHVRHHLKRQEQWIHTERLKNWRRTNGNRITRRPAYQHSSSSGQKSDVNSGNSAESFHTQSSSSSDPHHPVMEEMDEEQKQAINKCLRWMEHLPKKFSGMHIIVPAPDSTDQS